Proteins from a genomic interval of Streptomyces sp. NBC_00820:
- a CDS encoding dihydrodipicolinate synthase family protein, which yields MFAAERAALADVVAIPVTPFAEDGQVDRTACRALLRRLIDAGIKTLTPCGNTGEFYALAPEERRLVVELAVDEAGDRATVLAGVGHDLPTAVASARHAHALGVRMVMVHQPVHPYVSEAGWVAYHRAVAESVPGLGVVPYVRDPRLPGALLAELAGHCPNVIGVKYAVPDAARFAAFARDAGLDRFTWVAGLAESYAPGYFGAGATGFTSGLVNVAPALSLTMLEALRAGDHPAAMRVWERIRRFEELRAAHGSANNVTVVKEALAALGLCRADVRPPSSPLSGDERAEVAAIAASWVR from the coding sequence ATGTTCGCGGCCGAACGGGCCGCCCTGGCCGACGTGGTGGCCATCCCCGTGACCCCCTTCGCCGAGGACGGCCAGGTCGACCGGACCGCCTGCCGGGCCTTGCTGCGCCGCCTCATCGACGCCGGGATCAAGACCCTCACCCCGTGCGGGAACACGGGCGAGTTCTACGCCCTCGCCCCCGAGGAACGCCGTCTGGTGGTCGAACTGGCCGTGGACGAGGCGGGAGACCGCGCCACCGTCCTGGCCGGCGTCGGCCACGACCTGCCCACCGCCGTCGCCTCCGCCCGGCACGCCCACGCCCTCGGCGTCCGGATGGTCATGGTCCACCAGCCCGTCCACCCCTACGTCTCGGAGGCCGGCTGGGTCGCCTACCACCGTGCCGTCGCCGAGTCCGTGCCCGGCCTCGGGGTGGTCCCCTACGTCCGCGACCCCCGCCTCCCCGGCGCCCTCCTCGCCGAACTGGCCGGCCACTGCCCGAACGTCATCGGCGTCAAGTACGCCGTCCCGGACGCTGCGCGCTTCGCCGCCTTCGCCCGGGACGCCGGCCTGGACCGCTTCACCTGGGTGGCGGGCCTCGCCGAGAGCTACGCCCCCGGCTACTTCGGCGCGGGCGCCACCGGGTTCACCTCCGGACTCGTCAACGTCGCCCCGGCCCTGTCCCTGACCATGCTGGAGGCGCTGCGGGCCGGCGACCACCCGGCCGCCATGAGGGTGTGGGAACGGATCCGCCGCTTCGAGGAACTGCGGGCCGCCCACGGCTCGGCGAACAACGTCACCGTCGTCAAGGAAGCCCTCGCCGCGCTCGGCCTGTGCCGCGCGGACGTCCGCCCGCCGAGCTCGCCGCTGTCCGGGGACGAGCGCGCCGAGGTCGCCGCCATCGCCGCCTCGTGGGTGCGGTGA
- a CDS encoding NAD-dependent epimerase/dehydratase family protein, whose amino-acid sequence MPAPRTLLLTGAAGGLGTLMRSLLPAYGYTLRLFDVRPVEDEPDAITADLADKEALREAVRGVDAVLHLAGISLEAPFEKILKANIEGTYNLYEAARHEGVPRIVFASSNHAVGYTAAPQGAVPLDPGALIPVGTPRRPDTFYGLSKSFGEDLAQLYWDRHGLETVSVRIGSCFPEPTSVRMLSLWLSPADGARLFHASLTAEEVGHTVVYGSSANTRLWWDLSSARALGYEPRDDSEPYAAELIAAQGEMDSANPAHSHLGGHFVNDPPIWPY is encoded by the coding sequence ATGCCCGCTCCCCGCACCCTGCTGCTCACCGGCGCCGCCGGCGGCCTCGGCACCCTGATGCGGTCCCTGCTGCCGGCGTACGGCTACACGCTGCGCCTGTTCGACGTGCGCCCCGTCGAGGACGAGCCGGACGCCATCACCGCGGACCTCGCCGACAAGGAGGCGCTGCGCGAGGCGGTGCGGGGCGTGGACGCGGTCCTCCATCTCGCGGGCATCTCCCTGGAGGCGCCGTTCGAGAAGATCCTCAAGGCGAACATCGAGGGCACGTACAACCTCTACGAGGCCGCCCGCCACGAAGGAGTGCCCCGGATCGTCTTCGCCTCCTCCAACCACGCCGTCGGCTACACCGCGGCGCCACAGGGTGCCGTACCGCTCGATCCCGGCGCGCTGATCCCGGTCGGCACCCCGCGCCGCCCGGACACCTTCTACGGCCTGTCCAAGTCCTTCGGCGAGGACCTGGCGCAGCTCTACTGGGACCGGCACGGCCTGGAGACCGTCTCCGTGCGCATCGGCTCCTGCTTCCCCGAGCCCACCAGTGTGCGCATGCTCTCGCTGTGGCTGAGCCCCGCCGACGGCGCCCGCCTCTTCCACGCGTCCCTGACCGCCGAGGAGGTCGGCCACACGGTCGTCTACGGCTCCTCGGCCAACACCCGTCTGTGGTGGGACCTGTCGTCCGCCCGGGCGCTCGGCTACGAGCCGCGGGACGACTCCGAGCCGTACGCCGCCGAACTGATCGCCGCACAGGGCGAAATGGACTCGGCGAACCCGGCCCACAGCCACCTGGGCGGCCATTTCGTGAACGACCCGCCGATCTGGCCGTACTGA
- a CDS encoding DeoR/GlpR family DNA-binding transcription regulator — protein sequence MTAMTAEERQREIVQAARRTGSVDVTTLATELGVAKETVRRDLRALEDHGLVRRTHGGAYPVESAGFETTLAFRATSHVPEKRRIAAAAAELLGDAETVFVDEGFTPQLIAEALPRDRPLTVVTASLATAGALAEAENTTVLLLGGRVRAGTLATVDHWTTRMLAGFVIDLAYIGANGISRDHGLTTPDPAVSEVKAQAIRASRRTVFAGTHTKFGAVSFCRFAEVGALEAVVTSTLLPAAEAHRYSLQGPQVIRV from the coding sequence ATGACGGCGATGACCGCGGAGGAACGACAGCGCGAGATCGTCCAGGCCGCCCGCCGCACGGGTTCGGTCGACGTCACCACGCTCGCCACCGAACTGGGCGTCGCCAAGGAGACCGTACGACGCGATCTGCGGGCCCTGGAGGACCACGGGCTGGTCCGCCGCACGCACGGCGGCGCCTATCCCGTGGAGAGCGCCGGCTTCGAGACGACCCTCGCCTTCCGCGCCACCAGTCACGTCCCCGAGAAGCGCCGGATCGCGGCCGCGGCGGCCGAGCTGCTCGGGGACGCCGAGACCGTCTTCGTCGACGAGGGCTTCACCCCGCAGCTCATCGCCGAGGCGCTCCCCCGCGACCGGCCGCTGACGGTGGTCACCGCCTCCCTGGCCACCGCCGGGGCGCTCGCGGAGGCCGAGAACACGACGGTGCTGCTGCTGGGCGGCCGGGTGCGCGCCGGCACGCTGGCCACCGTCGACCACTGGACGACCAGGATGCTGGCCGGGTTCGTCATCGACCTGGCGTACATCGGCGCCAACGGCATCTCCCGCGACCACGGGCTGACCACCCCCGACCCGGCGGTCAGCGAGGTCAAGGCCCAGGCGATCCGTGCCTCCCGCCGCACGGTCTTCGCCGGGACGCACACCAAGTTCGGCGCGGTGAGCTTCTGCCGGTTCGCCGAGGTCGGCGCCCTGGAGGCCGTCGTCACCAGCACGCTGCTGCCGGCCGCCGAGGCCCACCGCTACTCGCTCCAGGGCCCGCAGGTCATCCGGGTCTGA
- a CDS encoding MFS transporter: MTKTKNGGTRRVLRDRDAGLYLASVVVSAFGTSALGPACGMWVKDLTGSNGLAALCLLATWAPTLAGPLLGTIADRLPRKPLLIWADLGLGAVLLTLFAVRSRDDLWLLFTVLLVYGTVVAVRDPAESAVVTGVVGPELLGDLGGLRTTAVEGMKLVAPLTGAALYAAYGGAAVACLDAGTFALAAAVWPFVRVREEPPRPRAGGGRAQAAEGVRELWGHPLLRPLVLAGGATMFLSSLSSTMTYGVVDALGHSPAYAGVLYAVQGAGSTAVGLVSGAALRRLGARRFAAAGIALTAVAVAARAVPSDPVVLAGSLGIGLGLPCVLIAAFTAVQLETPGPLLGRVTATAGTLIFTPTAVGLAVGAGLVELAGPAPLLPVYGVALLATAASLVQRVDSASRTTDRSPSDANPA, from the coding sequence ATGACGAAAACGAAAAACGGCGGTACGAGGCGCGTGCTGCGCGACCGCGACGCCGGTCTGTACCTCGCGAGTGTGGTGGTGTCCGCGTTCGGCACGTCCGCGCTGGGCCCGGCCTGCGGCATGTGGGTGAAGGACCTCACCGGCTCGAACGGCCTGGCCGCCCTGTGTCTGCTCGCCACCTGGGCGCCCACGCTCGCCGGCCCGCTGCTCGGCACGATCGCCGACCGCCTGCCCCGCAAACCCCTGCTGATCTGGGCCGACCTCGGCCTCGGTGCCGTCCTCCTCACCCTCTTCGCGGTGCGCTCCCGCGACGACCTGTGGCTGCTCTTCACCGTGCTGCTGGTGTACGGCACGGTCGTCGCCGTCCGTGATCCGGCCGAGTCCGCCGTCGTCACCGGCGTCGTCGGCCCGGAGCTGCTGGGTGACCTGGGCGGGCTCCGGACGACCGCCGTGGAGGGCATGAAGCTGGTGGCCCCGCTGACCGGTGCGGCCCTGTACGCGGCGTACGGCGGGGCCGCGGTCGCCTGCCTCGACGCCGGCACGTTCGCGCTGGCCGCCGCCGTGTGGCCGTTCGTCCGCGTCCGCGAGGAGCCGCCGCGGCCCCGGGCGGGCGGCGGGCGCGCGCAGGCGGCCGAGGGCGTCCGCGAGCTGTGGGGGCATCCGCTCCTGCGTCCGCTGGTGCTGGCCGGCGGTGCCACGATGTTCCTCTCCAGCCTGAGCAGCACCATGACGTACGGCGTCGTGGACGCCCTCGGGCACTCCCCCGCCTACGCGGGTGTCCTGTACGCCGTCCAGGGCGCCGGCTCGACGGCGGTCGGGCTGGTGTCGGGAGCGGCGCTGCGCCGGCTGGGCGCGCGCCGGTTCGCGGCGGCCGGGATCGCGCTCACGGCGGTCGCGGTGGCCGCGCGGGCGGTCCCGTCGGACCCGGTGGTGCTGGCGGGCAGCCTGGGGATCGGCCTGGGGCTGCCGTGCGTGCTGATCGCCGCGTTCACCGCCGTGCAGCTCGAGACGCCCGGCCCGCTGCTGGGCCGGGTGACCGCCACCGCCGGCACGCTGATCTTCACACCGACCGCCGTCGGGCTGGCCGTCGGGGCCGGCCTGGTCGAACTGGCCGGCCCCGCGCCGCTGTTGCCCGTGTACGGCGTGGCGCTCCTCGCCACGGCGGCGTCACTCGTTCAGCGCGTGGACAGCGCCTCGCGCACTACCGACAGGTCCCCGTCGGACGCCAACCCGGCGTGA
- a CDS encoding 5-dehydro-4-deoxyglucarate dehydratase, with amino-acid sequence MTSVPLAARLSDPSGPLFFPVTAYGPDGSVDLDVYRAHVRRGVEAGAAAVFAACGTGEFHALLPEEFEACVRAAVEAAEGRVPVIAGAGYGTALAVRYARLAEEAGADGLLALPPYLVVAGQEGLLRHYREIAAATALPVIVYQRDNAVFTPPTVVELARTEGVIGLKDGVGDLDLMQRIVSAVRTEVPGDFLYFNGLPTAEQTQLAYRALGITLYSSAVFCFAPEIALAFHRALETGDEATARRLLDGFYRPFVELRAQGHGYAVSLVKAGVRLRGLDVGEVRPPLHEPAEDHVKQLARLVDRGHALLEEGA; translated from the coding sequence GTGACGTCAGTCCCTCTCGCCGCCCGGCTCAGCGACCCCAGCGGGCCGCTGTTCTTCCCCGTCACCGCCTACGGCCCCGACGGCTCGGTCGACCTCGACGTCTACCGCGCCCATGTGCGCCGCGGCGTCGAGGCCGGAGCCGCCGCCGTGTTCGCCGCCTGCGGCACCGGCGAGTTCCACGCGCTGCTCCCGGAGGAGTTCGAGGCCTGCGTGCGCGCGGCCGTCGAGGCGGCGGAGGGCCGGGTCCCGGTGATCGCGGGCGCCGGCTACGGCACCGCGCTCGCCGTCCGCTACGCGCGGCTCGCCGAGGAGGCGGGCGCCGACGGACTCCTCGCCCTGCCGCCGTACCTCGTCGTCGCCGGGCAGGAGGGTCTGCTGCGGCACTACCGGGAGATCGCCGCGGCGACCGCCCTGCCGGTCATCGTCTACCAGCGCGACAACGCCGTCTTCACCCCGCCGACCGTGGTCGAACTCGCCCGCACCGAAGGCGTCATCGGCCTCAAGGACGGCGTCGGCGACCTGGACCTGATGCAGCGCATCGTCAGCGCCGTCCGCACCGAAGTCCCGGGCGACTTCCTGTACTTCAACGGCCTGCCCACCGCCGAGCAGACCCAGCTCGCCTACCGTGCCCTCGGCATCACCCTGTACTCCTCCGCCGTCTTCTGCTTCGCCCCCGAGATCGCCCTGGCCTTCCACCGGGCGCTGGAGACGGGCGACGAGGCCACCGCGCGCCGCCTGCTGGACGGTTTCTACCGCCCGTTCGTCGAACTGCGCGCCCAGGGCCACGGATACGCCGTCTCCCTCGTCAAGGCGGGCGTACGGCTGCGCGGCCTGGACGTCGGCGAGGTCCGGCCCCCGCTGCACGAGCCCGCCGAGGATCACGTCAAGCAACTCGCCCGGCTCGTCGACCGCGGCCACGCGCTGCTGGAGGAGGGTGCGTGA
- a CDS encoding GntR family transcriptional regulator yields the protein MTAVPTPIPSRTQYVLEAIRHRILTGALAPGQALVETELAASFGVSKTPVREALKTLAGTGLVVTSQYKGVTVRTVDADMARQVHDVRLLLEPEALRRTVTRGAPLDAAADALDRADTAPGPAERALANRAFHRALYLPCGNPLLTRMLDDVRDQAALVSAVAWAADPSWEREAAEHREILRLARGGDADGAASALHTHITSFTRRAFPASRPEEGQQ from the coding sequence GTGACCGCTGTGCCCACGCCGATCCCGTCCCGCACGCAGTACGTGCTGGAGGCGATCAGACACCGCATCCTGACCGGCGCGCTGGCTCCCGGGCAGGCGCTCGTCGAGACGGAACTGGCCGCGTCGTTCGGGGTGTCCAAGACCCCGGTGCGCGAGGCGCTGAAGACGCTCGCCGGCACCGGCCTCGTCGTGACGAGCCAGTACAAGGGCGTCACCGTACGCACGGTGGACGCGGACATGGCGCGCCAGGTCCACGACGTACGGCTGCTGCTGGAACCGGAGGCCCTGCGCCGCACGGTCACCCGCGGGGCTCCTCTCGACGCCGCCGCGGACGCGCTGGACCGGGCGGACACCGCCCCCGGCCCCGCCGAACGGGCCCTCGCCAACCGCGCGTTCCACCGCGCCCTCTACCTGCCGTGCGGCAACCCGCTGCTCACCCGGATGCTGGACGACGTCCGCGACCAGGCCGCGCTCGTCTCGGCCGTGGCCTGGGCGGCCGACCCCTCCTGGGAGCGGGAGGCCGCCGAGCACCGGGAGATCCTCCGCCTCGCGCGAGGCGGCGACGCGGACGGCGCCGCGAGCGCCCTGCACACCCACATCACCTCGTTCACCCGGCGGGCCTTCCCCGCGTCGCGCCCGGAGGAAGGACAACAGTGA
- a CDS encoding TIGR03086 family metal-binding protein, which translates to MTHPIFDLGAQTRVLTELAGKVSDERLPDPTPCPDYTVRDLLAHLTGLAVAFRDAARKDLGPTTDTSPEAGLPELAPDWRERLAEALDELAEAWREPSAWTGTTRAGGVDLPGAVAGAVVADELVIHGWDLARALGLPYEPDAAVVEAALGFLTGAAAGLDRERGPFGPVVPVPQDAPPLEHAVSLSGRDPGWRP; encoded by the coding sequence ATGACCCACCCCATCTTCGATCTCGGTGCCCAGACCCGGGTCCTCACGGAGCTCGCCGGCAAGGTGAGCGACGAGCGGCTGCCGGATCCCACCCCGTGTCCGGACTACACGGTGCGGGACCTGCTGGCCCATCTGACCGGGCTGGCCGTCGCCTTCCGGGACGCCGCCCGCAAGGACCTCGGCCCGACGACCGACACCAGCCCGGAGGCCGGGCTCCCCGAACTCGCCCCCGACTGGCGCGAGCGGCTGGCCGAGGCGCTCGACGAACTGGCCGAGGCCTGGCGCGAGCCGTCGGCGTGGACCGGCACGACCCGCGCCGGGGGCGTGGACCTGCCCGGCGCGGTCGCCGGCGCCGTCGTCGCCGACGAGCTGGTGATCCACGGCTGGGACCTGGCCCGCGCCCTCGGCCTGCCCTACGAACCCGACGCCGCCGTCGTCGAGGCGGCCCTCGGCTTCCTCACCGGTGCGGCGGCCGGCCTCGACCGCGAACGCGGCCCCTTCGGCCCCGTCGTACCGGTCCCGCAGGACGCCCCGCCGCTGGAGCACGCGGTGAGCCTGAGCGGCCGCGACCCGGGATGGCGGCCGTAG